In Blautia wexlerae DSM 19850, a single window of DNA contains:
- the cmk gene encoding (d)CMP kinase: protein MGCNIAIDGPAGAGKSTIAKKVAKELSFIYVDTGAMYRAMALYLLNHGVNGENQEEIEAVCSGADISIEYKNGEQIVILNGENVNAMIRTEQVGNMASKSSANPKVRAHLLKLQRTLAEKNDVVMDGRDIGTTILPNAEVKIYLTASADTRAKRRALEYEQKGEAFDLDQIRKDIIERDERDMNREISPLKQAEDAVLVDSSEMGIDQVVDAILDVYNKKIQK, encoded by the coding sequence ATGGGATGTAACATAGCCATCGACGGACCTGCAGGAGCAGGAAAGAGCACCATCGCAAAGAAAGTAGCGAAAGAATTATCATTTATCTATGTAGATACAGGAGCCATGTACAGGGCAATGGCTTTATATCTTCTGAACCATGGCGTAAACGGAGAAAATCAGGAAGAGATCGAGGCGGTATGTTCCGGCGCTGACATCTCCATCGAATACAAAAACGGAGAACAGATTGTCATCCTCAACGGAGAGAACGTAAATGCTATGATCCGCACCGAACAGGTAGGAAACATGGCATCCAAAAGCTCCGCAAACCCGAAAGTCAGAGCCCACCTTCTGAAACTTCAGAGAACTCTTGCAGAGAAAAATGATGTAGTTATGGACGGCAGAGATATCGGCACAACTATCCTTCCAAACGCAGAAGTAAAAATCTACCTCACAGCAAGCGCAGACACCAGAGCAAAAAGAAGAGCCCTGGAATATGAGCAGAAGGGAGAAGCCTTTGACCTGGACCAGATCCGAAAAGACATCATCGAGCGCGACGAACGCGACATGAACCGCGAAATCTCCCCTCTGAAACAGGCAGAGGACGCAGTGCTTGTAGATTCTTCGGAAATGGGAATTGATCAGGTTGTAGATGCTATTCTTGATGTGTATAATAAGAAGATACAGAAATAA
- the ispH gene encoding 4-hydroxy-3-methylbut-2-enyl diphosphate reductase yields MKVKVAETAGFCFGVKRAVDKVYELIDTEQKPIFTLGPIIHNEGVVADLEARGVHVIAEADLDSPDDTLQNGTVVIRSHGVGKPIYDKLKEKNISYVDVTCPFVLKIHRIVEKESLAGNHIIIIGDKDHPEVQGICGWCQGPYTVIRNKEEAEVFVPPKGKKISIVSQTTFNYNKFKDLVEILCKKRYDNNVLNILNILNTICNATEERQREAKNIAGEVDTMLVVGGRHSSNTQKLFEICKKECGNTYYIQTPVDLDSEMFQCSSYVGITAGASTPNKIIEEVQEHVRIKF; encoded by the coding sequence ATGAAAGTTAAAGTAGCAGAGACAGCAGGCTTCTGCTTCGGCGTCAAACGTGCAGTGGACAAAGTCTACGAGTTGATCGACACAGAACAGAAACCAATCTTCACTCTGGGCCCGATCATCCACAACGAAGGCGTAGTAGCGGATCTGGAAGCTCGTGGCGTCCATGTTATCGCAGAAGCAGACCTGGATTCCCCGGATGACACCCTGCAGAATGGAACAGTAGTCATCCGCTCTCACGGCGTAGGTAAACCCATCTACGATAAGCTGAAAGAAAAAAACATCTCCTACGTAGATGTGACCTGCCCCTTCGTCCTGAAAATCCACAGGATCGTGGAAAAAGAAAGCCTTGCAGGAAACCACATCATCATCATCGGTGACAAAGACCACCCCGAAGTACAGGGCATCTGCGGCTGGTGTCAGGGACCGTACACGGTGATCAGAAACAAAGAAGAAGCCGAAGTATTTGTACCCCCAAAAGGCAAAAAAATAAGTATTGTGTCCCAGACGACATTTAATTACAACAAATTTAAAGATTTAGTTGAAATTCTTTGCAAAAAGAGGTATGATAATAATGTTTTAAATATTCTCAATATTTTAAACACTATTTGTAATGCTACCGAAGAACGGCAGAGAGAAGCAAAAAACATAGCCGGAGAGGTAGACACTATGTTGGTCGTAGGTGGCCGGCATAGTTCCAATACTCAAAAGCTGTTTGAAATATGTAAAAAGGAATGTGGAAATACTTACTATATACAAACACCTGTAGACTTGGATTCTGAAATGTTCCAATGCAGTAGTTATGTAGGTATTACAGCAGGGGCTTCCACCCCAAACAAAATTATTGAGGAGGTTCAAGAACATGTCAGAATTAAGTTTTGA
- the rpsA gene encoding 30S ribosomal protein S1: MSELSFEQMLEDSVKTIRNGEIVQGTVIDVKEDEIILNIGYKADGIITKNEYSNDASLVLTDAVHVGDTMEAKVLKVNDGEGQVTLTYKRLAAEKGNKRLEEAFENQEVLKAPVTQVLDGGLCVNVDEARVFIPASLVSDTYEKDLSKYADQEIEFVITEFNPRRRRIIGNRKQLLLAEKAEKQKELMERIHVGDTVEGTVKNVTDFGAFIDLGGADGLLHISEMSWGRVENPKKVFTVGDKVKVLIKEINGEKIALSLKFPEANPWLTAAEDFAVGNVVKGKVARMTDFGAFVELAPGVDALLHVSQISREHVAKPADVLSIGQEIEAKVVDFNGEDKKISLSMKALEAPAEEAAEE, translated from the coding sequence ATGTCAGAATTAAGTTTTGAACAAATGCTGGAAGATTCCGTAAAGACTATCAGAAATGGAGAGATTGTACAGGGTACTGTCATCGATGTAAAAGAAGATGAGATTATTCTGAATATCGGTTATAAAGCAGACGGTATTATCACAAAGAACGAATACTCTAACGATGCAAGCCTTGTACTCACAGATGCTGTTCACGTTGGAGACACAATGGAAGCAAAAGTTCTCAAAGTAAACGATGGAGAAGGTCAGGTTACTCTTACTTACAAGAGACTGGCAGCAGAGAAAGGCAACAAACGTCTTGAAGAAGCATTTGAGAATCAGGAAGTATTAAAAGCTCCTGTAACTCAGGTACTTGACGGCGGACTTTGTGTAAACGTAGACGAAGCAAGAGTATTCATTCCTGCAAGCCTGGTTTCCGACACATACGAGAAAGACCTTTCCAAATATGCAGATCAGGAGATTGAATTCGTTATCACAGAATTCAACCCGAGAAGACGCCGCATCATCGGTAACCGTAAACAGCTTCTTCTCGCTGAGAAAGCAGAGAAACAGAAAGAATTAATGGAGAGAATCCATGTTGGCGATACAGTTGAAGGAACTGTTAAGAACGTTACAGATTTCGGTGCATTCATCGATTTGGGCGGAGCTGACGGACTTCTTCACATTTCCGAAATGTCCTGGGGCAGAGTAGAGAACCCGAAGAAAGTATTCACTGTTGGCGATAAAGTCAAAGTTCTTATCAAAGAGATCAACGGAGAGAAGATCGCACTTTCCCTTAAATTCCCGGAAGCAAATCCATGGCTCACAGCAGCTGAGGACTTCGCTGTAGGAAACGTAGTTAAAGGTAAAGTTGCACGTATGACAGACTTCGGTGCATTCGTAGAGCTTGCACCTGGTGTAGATGCACTTCTTCATGTATCCCAGATTTCCAGAGAGCACGTTGCTAAACCAGCAGACGTACTGTCAATCGGACAGGAGATCGAAGCTAAGGTTGTTGACTTCAACGGCGAAGACAAGAAGATCAGCCTGAGCATGAAAGCTCTTGAGGCACCGGCTGAGGAAGCTGCAGAAGAATAA
- a CDS encoding CpsB/CapC family capsule biosynthesis tyrosine phosphatase translates to MPGVDDGAADIEETRKLLEMEYKQGVRNIILTPHFRFQMFETPLEKVQRQFRLAEEAAADISKDLHLYLGCEFHANMEMLPMLREKKVATMAGSRYVLVEFSHNSEASYIRERLSAMLSGGYRPIVAHIERYEATRTDLDFVEELTEMGAYMQINADSIVGKCGFFTKRYCQKLMKNDLVHFVGSDCHDSSKRISRIGEAYSYVIKKMDTDYAKQLFIRNPQKIIDQKI, encoded by the coding sequence GTGCCAGGAGTGGATGACGGAGCTGCGGATATTGAAGAAACAAGAAAATTATTGGAGATGGAATATAAGCAGGGAGTGAGAAACATTATTCTGACGCCTCATTTCCGTTTTCAGATGTTTGAGACACCTCTGGAAAAAGTACAGAGACAATTCCGGCTTGCAGAAGAGGCGGCAGCAGATATCAGTAAAGATCTGCATCTTTACCTCGGATGCGAATTTCATGCAAATATGGAGATGCTTCCTATGCTTCGTGAGAAAAAAGTTGCTACCATGGCTGGTTCCAGGTATGTGCTGGTAGAATTCTCTCACAATTCAGAGGCATCCTATATCAGAGAACGCCTGTCTGCAATGCTTTCCGGCGGGTATAGACCCATTGTTGCACATATTGAACGATACGAAGCGACACGCACAGATCTGGACTTTGTAGAAGAACTGACAGAGATGGGAGCTTATATGCAGATCAATGCAGACAGCATTGTGGGAAAATGTGGCTTTTTTACAAAACGCTACTGTCAGAAGCTGATGAAGAATGACTTGGTTCATTTTGTAGGTTCTGACTGCCATGACAGCAGTAAAAGAATTTCCAGAATCGGGGAAGCCTATAGCTATGTAATAAAGAAAATGGATACAGACTATGCGAAACAGCTTTTCATTCGAAATCCACAGAAAATCATAGATCAGAAAATTTAA
- a CDS encoding YveK family protein: protein MLDNLNSKFESSRVQALDVNDDEVEIDLLEIFHALRKKILLVLMVALIGGCIGAACTQFLMTPIYSSTSSMLVLSKETTLTSLADLQLGASLTSDYTVLITSTPVLEQVVTNLNLDMTAEDLKENVTINNPTDTRILEITVDNPDSTMAKKIVDEIANVSSSYIGDKMEVIPPKIIEVGKIATERTSPSVMKNSAIGFLLGFLACAAIVVVYAVMDDTIKTEEDIEKYLGVSVLAKVPDRKDYVNMKNKKPKSNKKNKKRR from the coding sequence ATGTTAGACAATTTGAACAGCAAATTTGAGAGCAGCAGGGTGCAGGCACTTGATGTCAATGACGATGAAGTTGAAATTGATTTACTGGAAATATTTCATGCACTCAGAAAGAAAATTCTGCTGGTACTGATGGTTGCTCTTATAGGTGGCTGTATCGGAGCTGCATGTACACAGTTCCTGATGACACCAATCTACAGTTCAACATCCAGTATGCTTGTTCTCTCAAAGGAAACCACGCTGACATCTCTGGCGGATCTGCAGTTAGGTGCCAGTCTGACAAGTGATTACACAGTACTGATCACAAGTACTCCTGTACTGGAACAGGTAGTTACAAATCTGAACCTGGATATGACAGCGGAGGATCTGAAAGAGAATGTAACGATTAATAATCCGACAGATACCCGTATCCTTGAGATCACTGTTGATAATCCGGATTCTACAATGGCTAAGAAGATCGTAGATGAGATTGCGAATGTTTCCTCATCCTATATCGGAGACAAGATGGAAGTTATTCCGCCTAAGATCATCGAAGTTGGTAAGATTGCTACAGAGAGAACTTCTCCAAGTGTAATGAAGAACTCAGCAATTGGCTTCTTACTCGGATTTCTTGCATGTGCGGCAATCGTAGTTGTATACGCTGTAATGGATGATACTATCAAGACAGAAGAAGATATTGAGAAATATCTCGGTGTTTCTGTACTTGCCAAGGTTCCTGACAGAAAAGACTACGTAAACATGAAGAACAAGAAACCAAAGAGCAATAAGAAGAACAAGAAGCGTCGCTAG
- a CDS encoding polysaccharide biosynthesis tyrosine autokinase produces the protein MKKLNLTDKRKPDYFYSEAIKTLRTNIQLSGQSIKTILVTSCFPNEGKSDVVLSLAQELGSIGKKVLLLDADIRKTAYAGRLGVEEEVKGLSQLLSGQVGLQDIIYETNFPNMDIIFGGPAAPNPSGLLSENIFRVFLKEVREYYNYILIDTPPIGTVIDAAVIGRCCDGAIFLIQPGSVRYRDAQKAFAQLERSGCRVLGAVMNKIDTSGDKYYSSYYKHYGEYYRRSDDESQK, from the coding sequence ATGAAGAAACTCAATTTAACAGATAAAAGAAAACCGGACTATTTCTACAGCGAGGCGATTAAAACGCTGCGTACAAATATCCAGCTGTCCGGTCAGAGCATAAAGACAATTCTGGTTACAAGCTGCTTTCCGAATGAAGGTAAGAGTGATGTAGTACTCAGCCTTGCACAGGAGCTTGGAAGCATCGGTAAGAAAGTGCTTCTTCTGGATGCGGATATCAGAAAGACTGCTTATGCAGGACGACTGGGAGTAGAAGAAGAGGTCAAAGGACTTTCCCAACTTCTCAGTGGGCAGGTAGGACTGCAGGATATTATCTATGAGACGAATTTCCCGAATATGGACATTATATTCGGAGGTCCGGCTGCACCAAACCCTTCAGGACTTCTCAGCGAGAACATTTTCAGGGTTTTTCTGAAAGAAGTCAGGGAATATTACAATTACATACTGATTGACACACCGCCGATCGGAACTGTAATCGATGCTGCGGTAATCGGCAGATGCTGTGATGGAGCGATCTTCCTGATCCAGCCAGGCAGCGTCAGATACAGAGATGCACAGAAGGCATTTGCGCAGCTTGAGAGAAGCGGATGCCGTGTTCTGGGAGCTGTTATGAATAAGATAGACACCAGTGGCGACAAATATTACTCTTCTTACTACAAACATTATGGTGAATACTATCGCAGAAGCGATGATGAGTCCCAGAAATAA